The window TGCCGGAAACCAAGCGCCTCGACGAGTTGCTCAAGGAGATGCAGGCCGGTTATCAGCAGGTCGCCATCGTGGTGGACGAGTACGGCGGCACCGCCGGGCTGGTCACGGTGGAGGATTTGCTCGAAGAGATCGTCGGCGAAATTGTGGACGAGCACGAGGTGCTTCAACCGCCGGTCAACGAATCGTTGCCCGACGGCAGTTGGCGTTTCGACGGGCGCACTCACATTGAAGAGATGTCTTCGCTGGTCGGGGTCGATTTCGGCGAGGTGCCCTTCGAGACCGTGGGCGGGCTGGTGCTGAGCGTCCACGGCGACGTTCCGGAAGAAGGTCAGGTGGTCGAAACGTCGGGCCTGATGTTGACCGTGGAGCGGGTGGACGAACGCCGCATTCAAGCCGTGCGGGTAGAGAATGTCGTAGAAGAGGTGGAGGCGAAGGATGGTTGACGCGGCGCATGAACACCCGGTCGGCGGGAGGCAGGCCGGAGTGGGGGAGGTCGGCAAGAAGGCGGGGACGGTGGCGTTGATCGGGCGCCCGAACTCCGGCAAGTCCACCCTGATGAACCACCTCCTCCAGGAGAAGGTGGCGATCGTCTCGGACAAGCCCCAGACCACCCGCCACCGGTTGATCGGCATCCTCAACGAGGCGCGCGGCCAGATCGTCTTTCACGACACCCCCGGCATCCACAAGCCCCTCCACCGGATGAATCGCCAGATGGTCAACCTGGCGGTCGACGCGCTGAACGGCGCCGACGTGGTGTGCCTGCTGGTCGACGCCTCGACCGGCCATGGCTCCGGCGAAAGCCACCTGATCGACATGGTGCTCAAGTCGAGCAGCCCAAAGGTGGTGGTGCTCAACAAGATCGATCTGGTCAACAAGGGGAAGCTGCTGCCGCGCATGGAGCTCTATGGCCAGCCGGATGGCGAGCGTACCGGTGACCTCGAAGAGCCCCGGACGTTCGACGAGATCGTGCCGATCAGTGCCGCTACCGGCGACGGCACGGACCTCCTCCTCGACATCCTCTTCCGTCTGCTGCCCGAGGGGGAACCGCTCTACGATCCGCAAACTCTCACCCTGCATCCGGACCGCTTTCTGGTTGCCGAGCGCATTCGCGAGAAAGTCCTCGCCAACACCCGCGACGAGCTGCCCTTCACCACCGCGGTGATGCTCGACGCCTGGGAGGAGCCGGGGCCGGGGCTGGTGCGGATCTACGCCTCCATCCTGGTCGAGCGTTCGGGACAGAAGAAAATCCTCATCGGCAAGCGCGGCAGCATGATCAAGAAGATCGGCACCGAGGCCCGTAAGGATCTCGAACAGCTCCTCGGCCGCCGCGTCTACCTCGACCTGCAGGTCAAACACGAGCCCAACTGGCGCGAGAATCGCCGCATTCTCGGCGAGCTGGACCGCGACCTGTGGGGGCGGATGGACGACTAGCGGATGGACGACTAGCGGTATTGCTCGACGGGCTTCGCCCGCCGGGTTCTAAGCAGGGGCCGACAAGGGTACCGGCACTCTGCAATCGAATTCCCCCGACGGTGCCCTGCAGCAACTTTTTTGCAAGCGTAGAAATGTGAATCTGTTCAATTTCTCCTCCGATCTCGCTTAGACGAGTACGGGGCGGTTTCGCCTCGGTGACCTTGGAGGATTGACCATGAAGAGATGCACCCTGGCCCTCGCGGCCTTCGTAGTACTGCTCC is drawn from Acidobacteriota bacterium and contains these coding sequences:
- the era gene encoding GTPase Era, encoding MVDAAHEHPVGGRQAGVGEVGKKAGTVALIGRPNSGKSTLMNHLLQEKVAIVSDKPQTTRHRLIGILNEARGQIVFHDTPGIHKPLHRMNRQMVNLAVDALNGADVVCLLVDASTGHGSGESHLIDMVLKSSSPKVVVLNKIDLVNKGKLLPRMELYGQPDGERTGDLEEPRTFDEIVPISAATGDGTDLLLDILFRLLPEGEPLYDPQTLTLHPDRFLVAERIREKVLANTRDELPFTTAVMLDAWEEPGPGLVRIYASILVERSGQKKILIGKRGSMIKKIGTEARKDLEQLLGRRVYLDLQVKHEPNWRENRRILGELDRDLWGRMDD